A single window of Loxodonta africana isolate mLoxAfr1 chromosome 10, mLoxAfr1.hap2, whole genome shotgun sequence DNA harbors:
- the LOC135232541 gene encoding olfactory receptor 11H4-like, whose translation MNRSATHIVTEFVLLGFPACWEMQIFLFSLLLVVYVLTLLGNGAIICAVRCHPRLHTPMYFLLGNFAFLEIWYVSSTVPHMLANILSKTKAISFSGCFLQFYFFFSLGTTECLFLAVMAYDRYLAICHPLHYPTIMTRRICGMLVSLCWLTGFLGYPIPIFFISQLPFCGPNIIDHFLGDMDPLMALSCSPAPTTKFIFYTECSLVLFFTIMYILRSYTLLLRAVFQVPSVAGQRKAFSTCGSHLVVVSLFYGTVMVMYVSPTYGVPTLMQKTLTLVYSVLTPLFNPLTYSLHNKDMKFALRNILGRMRISQNS comes from the coding sequence ATGAACAGGTCAGCAACACACATCGTGACTGAGTTTGTTCTCCTGGGATTCCCTGCTTGCTGGGAGATGCAGATTTTCCTCTTCTCATTGCTTTTGGTGGTTTATGTCTTGACCCTGCTGGGGAATGGGGCCATCATCTGTGCAGTGAGATGCCACCCACgactccacacccccatgtactttctGCTGGGCAACTTTGCCTTCCTTGAGATCTGGTATGTTTCCTCCACAGTTCCCCACATGCTAGCCAACATTCTCTCCAAGACCAAGGCCATCTCATTTTCTGGTTGCTTCCTCcagttctatttcttcttttccctggGCACTACTGAATGTCTCTTCCTGGCAGTAATGGCTTATGATCGGTACCTGGCCATCTGCCATCCACTGCACTACCCCACCATCATGACCAGGAGGATCTGTGGCATGCTggtgtctctctgctggctcactGGATTCCTTGGCTACCCAATCCCAATTTTCTTCATCTCCCAACTTCCCTTTTGTGGTCCTAATATCATTGATCACTTCCTGGGTGACATGGACCCACTCATGGCTCTGTCCTGTTCCCCAGCCCCCActacaaaatttattttctatactGAGTGCTCCcttgtcctctttttcactatTATGTATATTCTTCGATCCTACACTCTGCTGCTCAGAGCTGTTTTTCAGGTCCCCTCTGTAGCTGGCCAGCGGAAGGCCTTCTCCACATGTGGCTCTCATTTAGTTGTGGTGTCTCTTTTCTATGGGACAGTCATGGTAATGTATGTGAGTCCTACATATGGGGTCCCAACTTTGATGCAGAAGACCCTCACACTGGTGTATTCAGTACTGACACCTCTCTTTAATCCCCTGACTTACAGTCTTCATAATAAGGACATGAAATTTGCCCTGAGAAATATCCTGGGTAGAATGAGAATAAGTCAAAATTCATGA
- the LOC100662530 gene encoding olfactory receptor 11G2-like, whose translation MKILNPLNDSSAITGFILLGFPCPREGQILLFVLFSIVYLLTLMGNGSIICAVRWDQRLHTPMYILLANFSFLEICYVTSTVPSMLANFLSETKVISFSGCFLQFYFFFSLGCTESFFLAVMVFDRYLAICRPLHYPTIMTGHLCTNLVVNCWVFGFLWFLIPVIIISQMSFCGSRIIDHFLCDPGPLLALTCKRAPMMELLFSTLNPLPLIILFLFIMGSYILILRAVLRVPSAAGKRKAFSTCGSHLAVVSLFYGSVLVMYGSLSSQKEDGMQKIVTLFYSVMTPLLNPVIYSLRNKDMKRALQKFLGIQKTVLIKKTLEQY comes from the coding sequence ATGAAAATCCTCAACCCCCTCAACGACTCCAGCGCCATCACTGGCTTCATCCTCCTGGGCTTCCCTTGCCCCAGGGAGGGTCAGATCCTCCTCTTTGTGCTCTTCTCTATTGTCTACCTCCTGACCCTCATGGGGAACGGTTCCATCATCTGTGCTGTGCGCTGGGATCAGAGactccacacacccatgtacatcCTACTCGCCAACTTCTCCTTCCTGGAGATCTGCTATGTCACCTCCACTGTCCCCAGCATGTTGGCCAATTTCCTCTCTGAGACCAAAGTCATCTCCTTCTCTGGGTGCTTTCTCcaattctactttttcttctccctGGGTTGTACAGAAAGCTTTTTCTTGGCAGTTATGGTGTTTGATCGATATCTTGCAATCTGCCGACCTCTACACTATCCAACCATTATGACTGGACATCTCTGCACCAATCTCGTAGTCAATTGCTGGGTATTTGGTTTCCTCTGGTTCTTGATTCCTGTTATCATCATTTCCCAAATGTCCTTTTGTGGATCCAGGATTATTGACCACTTCCTATGTGACCCAGGTCCTCTTCTAGCACTCACTTGCAAAAGAGCTCCTATGATGGAGCTTCTCTTCTCCACCTTAAATCCTCTTCCCCTCattattctctttctcttcatcaTGGGGTCCTACATTCTGATCCTAAGAGCTGTACTAAGAGTCCCCTCAGCAGCTGGAAAAAGAAAAGCCTTCTCTACCTGTGGGTCTCATCTGGCTGTGGTTTCACTTTTCTATGGCTCAGTACTGGTTATGTATGGGAGTCTATCATCTCAGAAAGAAGATGGAATGCAGAAAATTGTGACCCTATTTTACTCTGTCATGACCCCACTCCTTAACCCAGTGATATACAGTCTTAGgaacaaagatatgaaaagagCCCTGCAGAAATTTCTGGGAATACAAAAAACAGTGTTAATCAAAAAGACCCTTGAGCAATATTAA